A window of Leptolyngbya sp. FACHB-261 genomic DNA:
AATTTTTTGCTAGCGTTTGCCAACTCCACCTTGGTGGCTTTGGGAGTTAGTGCTTGCCAAATTCTGACTTCGGCTTTGGCCGGTTATGCTCTGGCTCGGCTCAACTTTTGGGGACGGCAAGGTCTACTGCTAGCAGTTCTCGCTACCTTGATCATTCCCTTTCAAGTGCTAGTCATTCCAGTATTTTTGGTGCTGAAGTGGGGCCATCTAGTCAATACCTACGGCGCGTTGATCTTACCAACAGCTGCCAATGGCTTTGGTATTTTTCTACTGCGGCAGTTCATTCGTAGCATTCCTGTGGAGCTGGAAGAAGCCGCACTCCTAGATGGGGCAACTCGGTTACAAGTGTTAACGCAGGTGCTACTGCCGCTCTGTCGTCCGGCACTGGTCACGCTGTTTCTCTTCACTTTTATTGGAGAATGGAATGACCTGTTTAAGCCTCTGGTCTTTACGACCCGTCCAGAACTGATTACGGTGCAATTGGCTCTTGCCAGTTTTCAGGAGCAATTCACTGCTGACTGGCCTCTTTTAATGGCAGCGGTTGTGCTCGCCACTTTACCGGTCGTCCTGCTGTTTCTAGTGGGGCAGCGTCAGTTCATTCGAGGCATTGCAACAGCTGGGATCAAGGGCTGAAGACCCGGTTTGGTAAAGTGAGCCTATGGATGATGAAGATCTGTCCCTTCTGGACATCACACAACCTGATAGCCCTCTCGATCATCTAGAAGATCTAGATGCTGAGACCGATGTGCCAGGTCCAGATCCAGAAGCCATGCTGGCCTTGCTGGAGCTTCCAGACCCTGGCCAGCGCATGCAAGCAGCACGAGCCTTCTGCGAGCTGGTAGATGAGCGTGCAGTTGAGCCACTGATCCGCTTACTGGCCGATCCCTGCCCCTTGGTCCGAGTCAGCGCCGCTTACGCCTTGGGCCGCAACCCTTCCCCTAAAGCGGTTGCGCCTCTGATTGCCCAGCTTGAGCAAGATTGGAACGGTTATGTCCGTAAGGGAGTGGTGTGGGCTTTGGGCAATAGTCTGGCGCGTGAGGCGCTCTCACCACTAGTCAACGCGCTACAAACTGACATTACCGCTGTGCGTCTATGGGCAGCGAGCAGTCTAGCTCAGGTCGGTGTGGCTTGTTCTGACCTTAGCAACGCAGCTATTCGAGCCTTAGCCAGTGCTCTGAACCAAGATCCAGCGACGGTCGTTGGTGGTAACTGTGCTTGGGCGATTGGTCAAATTTGCCGGGAGTTGCCCGCTGGACCTACCTATACTTTTGGCGTGGACGCCCTGATTCAAGCTTTAGAAGACGTCCGGGATCTGGGGGTTCGAGATGACGCCCGTACAGCTCTACTCAAACTTGGGGACTCGCGAGGTCTTCAGGTCATTGAGGAACTGGAAGGGGAGGGCTTGCTTTGAGCGCTTCAGCCATCGCCTGTCCTGCCAACCAGCCCGTGCTCCAGGCGCTTTGAAAGTTAAAGCCGCCTGTCACGCCGTCAATGTCTAGGACTTCCCCGGCGAAGTAGAGTCTGGGACAGCGGCGGCTTTCTAGCGTGCGAAAATCTACGTCTTTCAAGTCAACGCCGCCACAAGTGACGAACTCCTCTTTGAACTTACCTTTGCCTGCAACTGTGTACTGACCTGCACAAAGTTCTTGCAGCAATGCATTGAGGCCCTGTTTGGTGACTTGTGCCCACTGGGTTTCTAAAGACAGGTCGGCAGCTTCTAGCAGTCGCTCCCAAAGGCGGCGCGGCACATTGTCAAAAGGGCTAACACGCCCAACGGATTTACGGGAGTTGGTTTGCCGATAAGCCAAGAGATCTGCCTGGGCCGCTTCCCGCTCCATGCCACCAAGCCAATTGATAATCAGGGGCGCTCGATACTGGTGGGCCTGCAACCCCCGGGCGCCCCAAGCAGAAAGTTTGAGCACTGCTGGCCCACTGAGCCCCCAGTGAGTAATCAGTAAAGGGCCGGTCTGGCTTAGCTTGAGGGGCTTTTTGCCTTTGGCTTCAACGTTACTCAAAGCTAAGGTCAGCTGAACCTTCTCGAGCGAGATACCCTCAAGACCCAACAAGCGGGGATCTTGTAGGTTAAAGGTAAATAGGGACGGCACTGGCGGCAGTACCGTATGGCCGAGTTCAGCTGCCCAACGATAGCCTTGAGGATTACTGCCTGTTGCCAGGAGCAGCGACTGAGCGATTAGAACTTCGCCTGATTTGAGTGTGACTCGGAAGCCGTCGGTTAGGTGGTTGATTTGCTGCACGGGAGCTTGAGTGCGTAGCTGTACACCAACCTGCTTAGCCGTCTCGATCAGGCAATCAATAATGGTCTGTGAGTCATCAGTCACCGGAAACATACGGCCATCGGCCTCCGTTTTCAGCTTGACACCATGTTGGGCGAACCAGGTAATCGTGTCTTGAGGCTGAAAGCGGGTGAAAACGCCGCGCAGCGCTTTGCTACCACGCGGATAATTTTGGCTCAAGGCAACCGGATCGAAGCAATGGTGAGTGACATTGCAACGACCACCCCCCGAAATTTTGACCTTGCCTAGTGGTTGAGGCGATGCCTCCAGGAGCGTGACTCGAACAGCAGGGTTAGTTTGAGCACAGGCAATCGCACCAAAGAAACCGCCCGCTCCGCCCCCAATTACCAGTGCCTGCGGCCTCATTATGAATATCGGTTCTGTGAATACTGTCTAATACCCCTCACGATAATCAAGAAATATATTTCTGTCTAATGTTTTACAGACTCAGTCAAAAGTAAGCTGTAAGCCCTGAAATCACCCAGTGGCCTCTGCCGTAGGTTCGATTATCAGTTCTTAAAGCTAGAGTTCGGATAGCCTTATCCTGAGCTGCCTGAGCAAATCATTAAGTTGTATATCTTTTTATTGATCTTATCTGAGCTTCCTCATAGGATGAGCAGCAAGTTAAGCCGCAAGACTAAGTATTTTCAGATACAGATTTTCTGCTGACCTTGTGCTAGACCCTCACACCCATACGGAGAACCCTATGAAGTCTGCTGCTGATGTTGAAGTTCAGGTTGTAGAGCAAGCCCCTTCCCAGTCAGTGGTTTCCAGAGCGATGGACCTAACACGGGGCAAGGATCGTGGCTTGCTGCTGTTAGTGCCTTTCGCGTGCTACTTCGTGTACTTCGCAGCGATGGCAGTTTACGTCATGCGTTCATTCGGCTAGGTCTGCTGAGTTTAGATTTTGTGAACTAGGTTGTCAGCTTAGTTTGTCTGTTCAATAATTTCTGACGAGCCGGTGTGATGGAAAATCACACCGGCTTTTGATGTCGGCAGATGGGTTGACAAAGGCTAGAAGGGTAGCTGTCGCCTGAACCTAAAATGAGAAGCATGAGTACACCGCCTAACGCCTCTTCTTCTCGTCATCCTGAGCGGACTCGGAGTCAGAAGCGCATTCTCTCGCTGCTGAAGGACTTTAAGCGCTCGCTCTCCGCCCAGGAGATTTACCTGGAGTTGCGTCAAGAAGGCCAACGCATCGGTTTAGCAACGGTTTATCGAGCATTAGAGGCACTCAAGCTTGAAGGCGAAATTCAAAGCCGAACCTTAACCTCCGGTGAGGCACTTTATGATCTACCCCATCGAGACGAACACCACCTGACTTGCTTACAGTGTGGTGTTTCAGTTCCTATCGATGATTGTCCTGTACACGAATTGGAAACGCGTCTCAGCCAAAATCAGCGTTTCAAAATCTACTATCACACCCTAGAGTTTTTCGGTCTGTGCACAGATTGTCAACCGGTTTAGCGGACGTTCCAGCCGCGAAGCCAATCCAGGTCTGCTTGCTCTAGAGCAACGCCAATTCGGTAACAGTTACGGCCGTGGAAGTAACCGGACGAGCGCACGTTGAGCTTAACGATCCGGCTGCCACTGGGCGTGTAGTAGCTGGTGGTTCGGTTGGCAAAGCGTTCGGGTTGCACAAAAACTTGAATGAATTCGGCGCCTCGCTCTAGGCAAAAATCCAGGACATTAATGAAGGACTGAACACTCTGTACATCCTGGAAGACTAGCTCTAGGTCTAGGCCCAGAAAGGTGATTTGACAGAAGTTTTTGCGCTGACCGTAGGTTTCAAAGCGAGTGCTTGAAGCCCGCAATACAGTTAGCAATTTAGCGACAAAGACTTCTGAACAACTGCTCAGGGTTTCATCAACCGTTTGCTGGTAGCGAGTTTGCAGCTTACTCATCTGACGGCGCATCTGCACAACTTCCTGAGCAGAGCGTTGACTAGCTGCAACCCGACGCTCAAAGGTGAAGACAATGCGCGTGAGATCCTGGTAAACCTTGAAGATCTCGCTGATGTAATCGACCGGCAAGTTGTTCGGTGGCAAATTGCTGGGAGGTACGGGTGGCAGAGAGCCACCGGGCCGAGGCCGCATTTTTCTCTCGTGCCCGTTGGTTGGGGCAGCCGAAAGAGGGCGAACTGGAGTTGGGGTTGCTAGAGCTTCTGTCCCCTGCCGAGACTGCTCCATAGTTGACAATTTCTGATCCAGCGCATTGACGGCTTGACGCACCTTCTTCAGGATCAAGTAAGCCGTTTCCTCCTGACGCCGTACCTCTAGATTGACGTCAATCCAGTGGTTGACTTCCCGCAAAGTTTCCTGAAGCGTCGCCTCCAGATTGCTGATCTGGCTCTCCAGCTTGCTGATCTTACGGTTCGCCCGGTGATTAGCCCGTAGCAGGAACACGTTGCGGCCCAATGACAGCAGAACGGCTATCAACAGACCACCAACAATCGAGCCAAGGTAGGGATCGTGAAAGATGTCGCGATTGATAACAGACTTGGACCAAACGGGCGCCTCAGGCTGGGCCTGGACCGTGATCAGGGAAGAGGAGGTAGAGCGCATACGATCTAGCAGGGGCAGATGCTACCGTTTTAACGCCTAGTCTAGGGGTTGCGTGTCACAAACGATGCATTCAGAGATAGGAAAATACAAAGGATTACGGTGTTTAGCAGATGCCAAATTCTAGCGAATGGCCTCAATTCCACTGCTGCTCAGCATTCCCCGTTCCTGTTTTAGGGACACAGCCCCACAGTTAGCGCACAGTTAACGAATTATTAATTGATCGCTAGAGCCCTGGCTGGAATTGCTTCTTGATTTTAGGAATCGTAATCATACCTGCTTGAGCTACTGCAATGGTCAGCCCTTCAGTCCTAGCCTTAGATTTTGATGGTGTTCTCTGCGATGGCTTGCGCGAATATTTTCAGACAGCTTGGCGGGTTTATCAGCAAGTATGGCAATCGTCGCCAGAACCCCCTCTTGGTCTTGAGGCAGCCTTCAGCCGCTTGCGCCCAGTAGTCGAAACGGGTTGGGAGATGCCTGTGCTATTGCGAGCCGTATTGCTAGGTATTCCGGAGACAGAGATTCTGAGCGGCGATCATTGGCGAACTCAAGCTCAAGATGCACCGGAAGCTACACCTACTCATCTAGCGGCCGCGCTTGACCAGGTTAGAGATCAATGGAT
This region includes:
- a CDS encoding carbohydrate ABC transporter permease, which gives rise to MKFALPTFLAESVQDYSFSGGRWALGLLLRLGALLVLLPLLIVLLTSFQPADYVLGAGLWPRHWALDSYQRAWNGANFLLAFANSTLVALGVSACQILTSALAGYALARLNFWGRQGLLLAVLATLIIPFQVLVIPVFLVLKWGHLVNTYGALILPTAANGFGIFLLRQFIRSIPVELEEAALLDGATRLQVLTQVLLPLCRPALVTLFLFTFIGEWNDLFKPLVFTTRPELITVQLALASFQEQFTADWPLLMAAVVLATLPVVLLFLVGQRQFIRGIATAGIKG
- a CDS encoding HEAT repeat domain-containing protein, with product MDDEDLSLLDITQPDSPLDHLEDLDAETDVPGPDPEAMLALLELPDPGQRMQAARAFCELVDERAVEPLIRLLADPCPLVRVSAAYALGRNPSPKAVAPLIAQLEQDWNGYVRKGVVWALGNSLAREALSPLVNALQTDITAVRLWAASSLAQVGVACSDLSNAAIRALASALNQDPATVVGGNCAWAIGQICRELPAGPTYTFGVDALIQALEDVRDLGVRDDARTALLKLGDSRGLQVIEELEGEGLL
- a CDS encoding NAD(P)/FAD-dependent oxidoreductase; the encoded protein is MRPQALVIGGGAGGFFGAIACAQTNPAVRVTLLEASPQPLGKVKISGGGRCNVTHHCFDPVALSQNYPRGSKALRGVFTRFQPQDTITWFAQHGVKLKTEADGRMFPVTDDSQTIIDCLIETAKQVGVQLRTQAPVQQINHLTDGFRVTLKSGEVLIAQSLLLATGSNPQGYRWAAELGHTVLPPVPSLFTFNLQDPRLLGLEGISLEKVQLTLALSNVEAKGKKPLKLSQTGPLLITHWGLSGPAVLKLSAWGARGLQAHQYRAPLIINWLGGMEREAAQADLLAYRQTNSRKSVGRVSPFDNVPRRLWERLLEAADLSLETQWAQVTKQGLNALLQELCAGQYTVAGKGKFKEEFVTCGGVDLKDVDFRTLESRRCPRLYFAGEVLDIDGVTGGFNFQSAWSTGWLAGQAMAEALKASPPLPVPQ
- a CDS encoding Fur family transcriptional regulator, with the translated sequence MSTPPNASSSRHPERTRSQKRILSLLKDFKRSLSAQEIYLELRQEGQRIGLATVYRALEALKLEGEIQSRTLTSGEALYDLPHRDEHHLTCLQCGVSVPIDDCPVHELETRLSQNQRFKIYYHTLEFFGLCTDCQPV
- a CDS encoding LapA family protein, giving the protein MRSTSSSLITVQAQPEAPVWSKSVINRDIFHDPYLGSIVGGLLIAVLLSLGRNVFLLRANHRANRKISKLESQISNLEATLQETLREVNHWIDVNLEVRRQEETAYLILKKVRQAVNALDQKLSTMEQSRQGTEALATPTPVRPLSAAPTNGHERKMRPRPGGSLPPVPPSNLPPNNLPVDYISEIFKVYQDLTRIVFTFERRVAASQRSAQEVVQMRRQMSKLQTRYQQTVDETLSSCSEVFVAKLLTVLRASSTRFETYGQRKNFCQITFLGLDLELVFQDVQSVQSFINVLDFCLERGAEFIQVFVQPERFANRTTSYYTPSGSRIVKLNVRSSGYFHGRNCYRIGVALEQADLDWLRGWNVR